A DNA window from Dehalococcoidia bacterium contains the following coding sequences:
- a CDS encoding glycosyltransferase, with the protein MAQRILILSRTPIGRQMSSPGIRYVNMRRVLREALPGSRVDIAVPEGFRSLGSAEHEVIYYQPLRALELARSYDAVIGMSFPLSLGLASSFLRRPLLVLDFFSQFHFEWMELGRDLYSGLHRDLWTAAGRLYVNFQLQLADFVTCANDRQRDAYIGVMASLGLLTVETYEQDPTLRRLIDVVPHGVRPEPFPSGSGGIKGSYPGIEEGDRLLLWLGGILYWYDPVTLIRALHRARKKHPRLKLLFLGTSYPGETRLGQGLRLQQAIDEAKRLGLWQRGVYMHPEWLSQEEVTRFLQDADAAVTTYFTNAETRFAHRTRFQDYIWARLPILCTEGDVLAEMVRKKGWGIALPEGDEEAVYQALLRVAEDDEFLATCRANLASGAAEMTWEAALEPLVRFLGREDGIATPRSRRVFPILRSGAAYFAARLLERQVARVQGFLEARQAG; encoded by the coding sequence ATGGCCCAGCGCATCCTGATCCTCAGCCGCACGCCGATCGGCCGGCAGATGTCCAGCCCCGGCATCCGCTACGTCAACATGCGCCGCGTCCTCCGCGAAGCGCTGCCGGGCTCGCGCGTGGACATCGCCGTGCCGGAGGGCTTCCGCAGCCTGGGCTCCGCCGAGCACGAGGTCATCTACTACCAGCCGTTGCGGGCGCTCGAACTGGCGCGCTCGTACGACGCCGTCATCGGCATGTCCTTCCCTCTGTCTCTCGGGCTGGCTTCGTCTTTCCTGCGCCGCCCCCTCCTGGTGCTCGACTTCTTCTCGCAATTCCACTTCGAGTGGATGGAGCTCGGGCGCGATCTCTACAGCGGGCTCCACCGCGACCTGTGGACCGCGGCCGGGCGCCTTTACGTCAATTTCCAGCTCCAGCTTGCGGACTTCGTGACCTGCGCCAACGACCGCCAGCGTGACGCCTATATCGGCGTGATGGCGTCGCTCGGGTTGCTGACCGTCGAGACCTACGAGCAGGACCCGACCCTGCGCCGCCTCATCGACGTCGTGCCCCATGGCGTCCGCCCGGAGCCGTTCCCCTCCGGCAGCGGCGGCATCAAAGGCTCCTACCCCGGCATCGAGGAAGGCGACAGGCTGCTCCTGTGGCTGGGCGGCATCCTCTACTGGTACGACCCCGTAACCCTGATCCGGGCGCTGCACCGGGCGCGAAAGAAGCACCCGCGGCTGAAGCTCCTCTTCCTGGGGACCAGCTATCCCGGCGAGACGCGCCTGGGCCAGGGACTGCGCCTCCAACAGGCGATCGACGAGGCGAAGCGCCTGGGCCTGTGGCAACGCGGCGTTTACATGCACCCGGAGTGGCTGTCCCAGGAGGAGGTGACTCGCTTCCTCCAGGACGCCGACGCCGCCGTCACCACCTACTTCACGAATGCCGAGACCCGCTTCGCCCACCGTACCAGGTTCCAGGACTACATCTGGGCGCGCCTCCCGATCTTGTGCACCGAGGGCGATGTCCTTGCCGAGATGGTGCGCAAGAAGGGCTGGGGCATCGCCCTTCCCGAGGGGGACGAAGAGGCCGTCTACCAGGCGCTCCTCAGGGTCGCCGAGGACGACGAGTTCCTGGCGACCTGCCGCGCGAACCTCGCCTCGGGGGCAGCCGAGATGACGTGGGAGGCGGCTCTCGAGCCGCTGGTGCGCTTTCTTGGCCGGGAGGACGGCATCGCAACGCCACGTTCCCGGCGCGTTTTCCCCATCCTGCGCTCCGGGGCGGCGTATTTCGCCGCGCGCCTCCTCGAGCGCCAGGTCGCGCGCGTGCAGGGTTTTCTCGAGGCGCGTCAGGCCGGCTGA
- a CDS encoding methyltransferase domain-containing protein: protein MKPVVIDIGCGERKTPGAIGLDIAPLKTVDVLGDVTFGLPFKDSCADAVHASHLLEHFDDLPAVMKEVWRVCKPGGRFYVTVPHSSSHYMTWRDPTHRRGVNLSTLTYFDRTTFEGNLFAYYSGVDFRIVYSRLRFVAGGNKGRYAPGRRFLTALFTDFLEAVANRSPGAQRVCERWWGHWFGIAEAYAVLEAVK, encoded by the coding sequence ATGAAGCCCGTGGTAATCGACATCGGCTGCGGCGAACGGAAGACGCCCGGCGCCATCGGCCTGGACATCGCGCCGCTGAAGACGGTCGATGTCCTTGGCGACGTAACCTTCGGCCTGCCCTTCAAGGACTCCTGTGCGGACGCGGTCCATGCCTCCCACCTGCTCGAGCACTTCGACGACCTGCCAGCGGTCATGAAAGAGGTATGGCGCGTGTGCAAGCCCGGCGGGCGCTTTTACGTGACGGTACCGCACTCGTCATCGCACTACATGACCTGGCGAGACCCGACCCACCGGCGGGGCGTGAACCTGAGCACGCTCACCTATTTCGACCGCACGACCTTCGAGGGCAACCTGTTCGCCTACTACTCCGGCGTCGACTTCCGCATCGTGTACAGCAGGCTGAGGTTCGTGGCCGGAGGGAACAAGGGGCGCTACGCCCCCGGGCGGAGGTTCCTCACGGCGCTGTTTACGGACTTCCTGGAGGCGGTCGCGAACCGGAGCCCGGGCGCGCAGCGCGTGTGCGAGCGTTGGTGGGGGCACTGGTTCGGCATCGCCGAGGCCTACGCGGTCCTGGAGGCGGTGAAATAG
- a CDS encoding dTDP-4-dehydrorhamnose 3,5-epimerase family protein: MKILEIKDLALEGVQVVRFGRFLDDRGYFTEHYRKSDLAPRLDHLPEFVQCNESFSRAGTIRGLHFQWSPYMGKLVRTLSGRMVDFILDIRKGSPTFGKIIAYDLPANRDADYDEWIWMPPGFAHGNVFPEDTLIEYFCTGEYSPSTEAGISPFAPDLDWSMCAPELKRVFDEVSRRTSLVTEKDRNGYTLAAWTASPLSDNFIYPSGAA; the protein is encoded by the coding sequence ATGAAGATCCTCGAGATCAAGGACCTGGCCCTCGAGGGCGTGCAGGTGGTGCGCTTCGGCCGCTTCCTGGACGACCGCGGCTACTTCACGGAGCACTATCGGAAGAGCGACCTGGCGCCGCGGCTGGACCACCTGCCGGAGTTCGTGCAGTGCAACGAGAGCTTCTCCCGCGCCGGCACGATAAGGGGCCTGCACTTCCAGTGGAGCCCCTACATGGGCAAGCTGGTGCGCACGCTCTCCGGCCGCATGGTCGACTTCATTCTCGACATCCGTAAGGGCTCGCCAACGTTCGGGAAGATCATCGCCTATGACCTCCCGGCGAACCGCGATGCCGATTACGACGAATGGATCTGGATGCCCCCTGGGTTTGCGCACGGGAACGTGTTCCCGGAGGACACTCTCATCGAGTACTTCTGCACGGGCGAATACAGCCCCTCGACGGAGGCGGGTATCTCGCCCTTTGCGCCTGACCTCGATTGGTCGATGTGCGCCCCGGAGCTGAAGCGCGTCTTCGATGAGGTGAGCCGCAGGACGAGCCTGGTGACCGAGAAGGACCGCAACGGATACACGCTTGCCGCCTGGACCGCCAGCCCGCTCTCCGACAACTTCATCTATCCGTCAGGAGCGGCCTAG
- a CDS encoding NAD(P)-dependent oxidoreductase produces MRVLVTGGAGYIGSILTRQLLDRGHQVRLLDRLYWGLGPIREVLPQVEVVHADIRDVQDEWFRGIDGVIHLAGLSNDPTANFDPQANWEMNAEATVALAEAARRNGVERFVFGSSCSLYDGLPDGATYDEEAPIAPRGPYAESKRFGEVKLLEMAGPDFCPVVLRQGTVFGWSPRMRFDLVVNTFVKDALTRGRLLLHGGGWPWRPLVDVTDAAAAQIASLEAPASDVRGQIINVVQGNYQVRELAMLVAGSVGLVRGHVELETAPEPPLVRNYRCSNQKLVQLLGFTPRRTVLESVDHMVSVFTKQDRMDFGHPRYYNIDWMLLLNEVHAGLHPFDYVLRRGEARALNE; encoded by the coding sequence TTGCGAGTCCTCGTGACCGGCGGGGCCGGATACATCGGCTCGATCTTGACGCGCCAGCTACTCGACCGCGGGCACCAGGTCCGGCTTCTCGACCGCCTCTACTGGGGACTCGGCCCGATCCGTGAGGTCCTGCCGCAGGTGGAGGTGGTCCACGCGGACATCCGGGACGTGCAGGACGAATGGTTCCGCGGCATTGACGGCGTCATACACCTGGCCGGCCTCTCGAACGACCCGACGGCCAACTTCGACCCCCAGGCGAACTGGGAGATGAACGCCGAGGCGACGGTGGCGCTGGCGGAAGCGGCGCGGCGCAACGGGGTCGAGAGGTTCGTGTTCGGCTCCAGCTGCTCGTTGTACGACGGGCTCCCGGACGGCGCCACCTACGACGAGGAAGCCCCGATAGCGCCCCGGGGCCCGTACGCCGAGTCGAAGCGTTTCGGCGAAGTGAAGCTGCTGGAGATGGCTGGGCCGGACTTCTGCCCGGTGGTCCTGCGCCAGGGGACGGTCTTCGGCTGGAGCCCGCGCATGCGCTTTGACCTGGTGGTAAACACCTTCGTGAAGGACGCCTTGACCCGCGGCCGCCTGCTGCTCCACGGCGGCGGCTGGCCATGGCGGCCATTGGTAGACGTGACGGACGCGGCCGCGGCCCAGATCGCAAGTCTGGAGGCGCCGGCCAGTGACGTGCGGGGCCAGATCATCAATGTCGTGCAAGGGAACTACCAGGTGCGCGAGCTGGCGATGCTGGTGGCAGGCTCCGTTGGGTTGGTGCGCGGCCACGTCGAGCTGGAGACTGCGCCGGAGCCGCCGCTGGTGCGGAACTATCGCTGCTCGAACCAGAAACTGGTCCAGCTCCTGGGGTTCACGCCGCGACGGACCGTGCTCGAATCGGTTGACCACATGGTCAGCGTGTTCACGAAGCAGGACCGGATGGACTTCGGCCATCCCCGCTACTACAACATCGACTGGATGCTGCTCCTCAACGAAGTGCATGCTGGACTCCATCCCTTCGACTACGTCCTCCGCCGCGGTGAAGCGCGGGCCCTGAACGAGTAG